In one Candidatus Nitronereus thalassa genomic region, the following are encoded:
- a CDS encoding cytochrome P460 family protein, which yields MKKFNVITAAVVAVVTTWAGWIMANEEQPFLPNVDPKTGAISVPEDYTLWPTLGTWTHTKIDDGAATIHEYHVVYTQPETIEYYQKKRRFPDGAVIVKELLHAETMSMTTGPAVGHATTIKGFFVLVRDTKGRFKSSPLWGDGWGWSFYNADDRVKTVSTDYKVDCIPCHTPAKDLAPRNAQKDDKWIYTLGYPVLQKK from the coding sequence ATGAAAAAGTTCAACGTAATAACAGCAGCGGTAGTGGCCGTTGTGACAACCTGGGCAGGCTGGATCATGGCCAATGAAGAACAACCCTTTCTGCCGAATGTTGATCCAAAAACCGGGGCGATCAGCGTCCCTGAAGACTATACCCTGTGGCCCACACTCGGCACCTGGACGCATACCAAAATCGACGACGGAGCTGCCACCATTCACGAATATCATGTGGTGTACACGCAGCCGGAAACCATCGAATATTACCAGAAAAAACGACGATTTCCCGACGGAGCGGTGATCGTGAAAGAATTACTCCATGCAGAAACCATGTCCATGACCACCGGACCGGCTGTTGGCCATGCCACGACCATCAAAGGCTTCTTTGTGCTGGTGCGAGATACAAAAGGCCGGTTCAAAAGTTCGCCGTTGTGGGGCGATGGCTGGGGATGGTCGTTTTACAATGCGGATGATCGCGTCAAAACGGTTTCTACGGATTACAAAGTGGATTGCATCCCATGTCATACCCCGGCCAAAGACTTAGCGCCACGAAATGCCCAAAAAGACGACAAGTGGATCTACACATTGGGGTATCCCGTGCTCCAGAAAAAATAA
- a CDS encoding TetR/AcrR family transcriptional regulator, with translation MGTKQFKLSKRDQLVQTAVKLFAEHGFHATGVDAIAEKSGVTKRTLYAHFRSKEDLVLAALRHYDGVFRNDFIQKVEESANTPRGRLLAVFDVAEEWFQQNNFYGCMFINAVGEYSERDSAIRQVCSEFKSLVKGYIRELCAKAGAKDPLRLAEELALLFEGAIVTAQVSQNPKAAEIAKRASRALIQKATS, from the coding sequence GTGGGAACGAAACAATTCAAACTTTCTAAGCGAGATCAGCTGGTTCAGACGGCTGTGAAGCTATTTGCCGAGCACGGGTTTCATGCGACCGGCGTCGATGCCATTGCCGAGAAATCCGGGGTGACGAAGCGCACACTCTATGCCCACTTTCGTTCCAAGGAGGACTTGGTTCTCGCTGCCCTTCGTCACTATGATGGTGTCTTTCGCAACGATTTCATACAAAAAGTCGAAGAGTCAGCGAATACTCCCCGAGGTCGCTTGCTCGCGGTGTTTGATGTGGCTGAGGAGTGGTTTCAGCAAAACAATTTTTACGGCTGCATGTTCATCAATGCGGTCGGTGAGTATTCCGAACGAGATTCCGCCATTCGCCAAGTGTGCAGTGAATTTAAAAGCTTGGTAAAGGGGTATATTCGAGAGTTATGCGCAAAGGCTGGAGCCAAGGATCCTTTACGGCTGGCAGAAGAACTGGCCCTCTTATTTGAAGGCGCGATTGTGACGGCGCAAGTGTCGCAAAATCCCAAAGCCGCGGAGATTGCGAAACGGGCGAGTCGAGCGCTCATCCAAAAAGCGACTTCATAA
- a CDS encoding DUF3365 domain-containing protein has product MFKSNLCMGALVWGMCSLLVMPLSPAFGENSQDTFHLSPKVVADFIHSVIQADRTLYTTHIVERLEGHKVVTAQEYWKQQKALPLPAQMLMLSGLQVKQEGTGLQFRLASLYPIYEKNGPTTDFEKVGLEAVAKDPSQPYTGVIQRGDRNFFKAIYADKAVSPACVNCHNGHILSSKHDYQLGDVMGGIVISFPLN; this is encoded by the coding sequence ATGTTCAAATCGAACCTATGTATGGGCGCTCTGGTTTGGGGAATGTGTAGCCTTCTAGTCATGCCTCTCTCTCCGGCGTTCGGTGAGAATTCCCAAGACACCTTTCATCTTTCGCCGAAGGTCGTGGCTGATTTTATTCATTCGGTGATCCAGGCGGATCGGACGTTGTACACCACCCATATTGTGGAGCGGTTAGAGGGACACAAGGTGGTGACTGCTCAAGAATATTGGAAGCAGCAAAAGGCGCTGCCCTTACCTGCCCAAATGCTCATGCTCTCTGGTTTACAGGTGAAGCAAGAAGGCACGGGGCTTCAATTTCGATTAGCCAGCCTTTACCCCATTTATGAGAAGAATGGACCCACGACAGATTTTGAAAAAGTGGGCTTGGAAGCCGTAGCCAAAGATCCCAGCCAACCGTACACTGGTGTCATTCAGCGTGGGGATAGAAATTTTTTCAAAGCCATCTATGCCGACAAGGCGGTCTCACCAGCCTGTGTCAATTGTCACAATGGGCACATTCTCAGTTCCAAACATGATTATCAGTTGGGGGATGTGATGGGAGGGATTGTTATTTCCTTTCCGTTGAATTGA
- a CDS encoding OmpA family protein, which yields MLNRTDAVLAGFTTIAVLTICFLTYQILKEPESKTTIVQSTQSRTTPVVLSDAQKRARSQQIREHAKNFAPPTSNFANLPNDAQPAKPMLIGNTTTPPAINQELSAGEVKDPEQVPKLGPIYFDFNKGELPEKAQTQLAKHAKQLKSGKWDVLIQGHTDDRGSTGFNLKVGKQRAEAVKDYLVTLEVPKTRMHAVSLGKFALECLEDTDPCARTNRRVTFTLVKSAPNIWQETPSKENEKGQGKNAVQIQPMAENHEQEEESQS from the coding sequence ATGCTAAACCGTACCGATGCTGTACTCGCAGGATTTACCACTATCGCTGTTTTAACTATTTGTTTTCTCACCTATCAGATTCTTAAGGAACCCGAGTCGAAGACGACCATCGTCCAATCAACCCAATCTCGGACAACACCAGTAGTGTTATCGGACGCGCAAAAACGGGCACGGTCTCAACAGATCAGAGAGCATGCCAAAAATTTCGCCCCGCCTACCTCCAATTTTGCAAACCTACCGAACGATGCACAACCCGCCAAGCCAATGCTCATTGGCAACACAACGACTCCGCCCGCCATAAATCAGGAGCTATCCGCCGGTGAGGTTAAAGACCCGGAGCAGGTTCCGAAGTTAGGCCCTATCTACTTTGACTTTAATAAAGGAGAGTTGCCGGAAAAGGCACAAACCCAACTAGCTAAACATGCTAAGCAGTTAAAATCCGGCAAATGGGATGTGCTAATCCAAGGCCATACCGATGATCGAGGTTCCACAGGATTCAACTTGAAAGTGGGGAAACAACGGGCTGAGGCTGTGAAGGACTACCTTGTCACTCTAGAGGTCCCAAAGACTCGTATGCATGCCGTGAGTTTGGGGAAATTTGCCTTGGAATGCCTGGAAGACACCGACCCATGCGCCAGGACCAACCGACGTGTCACATTTACCCTTGTGAAAAGCGCTCCCAATATCTGGCAGGAAACCCCGAGCAAAGAAAATGAGAAGGGCCAGGGGAAAAACGCGGTGCAGATTCAGCCCATGGCAGAGAACCATGAACAGGAGGAAGAAAGTCAGTCGTAA
- a CDS encoding sigma 54-interacting transcriptional regulator — protein MTYLPKQPLPLAALVALGTTFLLSGFGMIFPEATQRISGWQVEHITNAKLHPIITIVNIDSSPLGRCGTTGWNRTVLAQTITGLSQAEAKVIAPMLPLDGPSASTCGGASADATLIEATTLSGRVVYANSAFPSLLNQARGVGRLDQTTWQETNIPPFGLAIAKAYDPNFVDSFPSHSASWVDPPVSTIPFEALWNLIQSQQWTALHSQVQGKIVVLVPTMDEVHRMQIAMLNAALTGSWLHPIGPLADILLMFVISLSATWIFWKFPHWKGLIALLGVATLSIAVAVFLQNQFGLILPLMSPLLAIAISTALIWLVQANTWNVQTSAQLKTLENNLSKIRQDLTLKETKVHSLTEALSQARLAEQESTERLTQLAQAQAEVEATKYRIQEMEAELTTLRQQNTGTIESSPLPRNLEALSLEAKAFGIITKDPTLLKVFSDLKKASKSHNPILLLGETGTGKEVFAKAAHQFSDRARRPFIPVNMAAISSELFESQLFGHVKGAFTGAVGGKGYVEAAESGTLFLDEIGELSLDLQAKLLRLLENHTFNRVGEAQTRHANVRILAATNRDLKHEVEQGRFREDLYYRLRSIVLVLPSLRERVPEDLQLLAQHLLEQYSQHEKRENFHLTPEALQTIMSYSWPGNIRELKQTLSQAVSLAENTMLTKTDLRLDAQTTPPSHTVRIHSSSPKNGKSKKALIKDDASILDALRQHRFDMGATAQDLKCDRSTIMQRLKGLGYEVLVKHQGDFALAAKDLAHDESLEDLVEHKLREYEANLLPRRKHYQNVEEAISDCRRRFKNLPDRYFPAVETLVRQHFPSSS, from the coding sequence ATGACCTATCTTCCAAAACAACCGTTACCACTCGCCGCCTTGGTTGCATTAGGCACCACCTTCCTTCTGTCAGGGTTTGGAATGATATTTCCGGAAGCAACCCAACGAATCTCTGGGTGGCAGGTTGAGCACATAACCAATGCTAAACTTCATCCCATCATCACAATTGTCAATATAGACTCTTCACCTTTGGGACGATGTGGGACCACTGGCTGGAACCGTACGGTTCTGGCTCAAACCATCACCGGGTTGAGCCAAGCCGAGGCCAAAGTTATTGCGCCCATGCTTCCTCTCGACGGTCCAAGTGCTTCAACCTGCGGCGGGGCTTCTGCCGATGCCACACTCATCGAAGCCACCACGTTATCCGGAAGAGTCGTTTATGCCAATTCGGCCTTTCCCTCTTTACTGAATCAGGCTAGAGGCGTCGGGCGTCTTGACCAGACCACTTGGCAAGAGACCAACATTCCCCCGTTTGGGTTGGCCATTGCCAAAGCGTACGATCCTAACTTTGTCGATAGTTTCCCGTCCCATTCCGCTTCCTGGGTAGACCCCCCAGTATCCACAATTCCTTTTGAGGCCTTATGGAATCTGATTCAATCCCAACAATGGACTGCGCTCCACAGCCAGGTTCAAGGCAAGATTGTCGTTCTTGTGCCAACAATGGATGAAGTCCACCGCATGCAGATAGCCATGCTCAACGCCGCATTGACCGGCTCATGGCTCCACCCCATTGGCCCACTAGCCGACATCTTGCTAATGTTCGTGATTTCGTTAAGCGCCACCTGGATATTTTGGAAGTTTCCACATTGGAAAGGACTTATCGCATTGCTGGGAGTGGCCACCCTCAGTATCGCCGTTGCTGTGTTTCTTCAAAATCAATTTGGATTGATCCTACCGCTAATGAGCCCCCTTCTCGCGATAGCTATTTCCACAGCATTAATATGGCTCGTTCAAGCCAACACCTGGAACGTTCAAACATCGGCTCAATTGAAAACGTTAGAAAACAATCTTTCCAAGATTCGTCAAGACTTAACCCTAAAAGAAACGAAAGTACACTCACTCACGGAAGCACTAAGCCAGGCCAGACTGGCCGAGCAGGAATCGACCGAACGTCTCACCCAACTCGCCCAAGCGCAGGCAGAAGTGGAGGCCACCAAATACCGCATTCAAGAAATGGAGGCGGAACTCACCACGCTTCGGCAACAAAACACGGGAACGATCGAATCCTCCCCATTACCTCGCAATCTGGAAGCACTTTCCTTGGAAGCCAAAGCCTTTGGCATTATCACCAAAGACCCCACGCTGCTCAAAGTATTTTCCGACCTTAAGAAAGCATCCAAAAGTCACAATCCCATTCTGCTTCTTGGAGAAACGGGAACCGGGAAAGAGGTGTTTGCTAAGGCTGCCCATCAATTCAGCGATCGGGCACGTCGGCCTTTTATTCCCGTCAACATGGCGGCAATCAGCTCAGAACTGTTCGAAAGCCAACTCTTTGGTCACGTGAAAGGGGCATTCACCGGCGCTGTCGGTGGCAAGGGATATGTTGAAGCTGCTGAAAGTGGCACATTGTTTCTGGATGAAATAGGCGAATTAAGTCTAGATCTTCAAGCCAAACTTTTGCGCCTACTGGAGAACCATACCTTTAACCGAGTAGGCGAGGCTCAGACTCGACATGCCAATGTCCGAATTCTTGCCGCTACAAATCGAGACTTAAAACATGAAGTTGAGCAAGGCCGCTTTAGGGAAGATCTGTACTACCGGCTTCGGAGTATCGTGTTGGTATTACCTTCATTACGAGAACGCGTACCCGAGGACCTCCAACTCCTAGCCCAGCATCTTCTTGAACAATATTCCCAACACGAAAAGCGAGAGAATTTTCACCTCACTCCCGAAGCCTTACAAACCATCATGTCCTATTCCTGGCCTGGGAATATTCGAGAGTTAAAGCAAACCCTCTCACAGGCCGTGTCCCTGGCGGAAAACACCATGCTTACCAAGACGGATCTTCGATTGGATGCCCAGACCACCCCCCCAAGTCACACTGTGCGTATCCATTCCTCCTCCCCCAAAAACGGGAAATCGAAAAAGGCTTTGATCAAAGACGATGCCTCCATTCTCGACGCCTTACGACAACACCGCTTTGATATGGGCGCCACGGCTCAAGACCTCAAATGTGATCGCAGTACGATCATGCAACGATTGAAAGGCTTAGGGTACGAAGTGTTGGTCAAACACCAAGGGGACTTTGCATTGGCGGCCAAGGACTTGGCCCATGATGAATCATTGGAAGATCTCGTCGAGCACAAACTTCGAGAGTATGAAGCCAACTTGCTTCCCCGTCGCAAACATTATCAAAATGTAGAGGAAGCCATTTCCGACTGCCGCCGCCGATTCAAAAACCTACCTGATCGCTATTTCCCAGCAGTAGAAACACTGGTTCGTCAACACTTTCCTTCTTCCTCCTAG
- a CDS encoding tetratricopeptide repeat protein, with product MPRSQRVLLGIVFVCFQALSCSSELWAQSTEFAPLTTNTQAARDHLNLGIDFYLTQQLEPAVQQFREAQHLWPEYSHAHWNLGVGLAKLGDLDGAITAWAQAERLEPSTFPTQYNLSALVTYNYGVALLQRGQLSRAIIEWEQALRIQPDLAEVHYALGQAYLTQGNTILSQRYFEQAVFWAPDWAEAHNQLGMAYFQNGDYLNARTSIEHSLTLSPQYARAYSNLGLIELAEDDIGAAEEAFTTAIGFEAPLPQAHFNLGLLYAKKQDWDRAIDHMKATLALKPHFAKAHALLGTALSATTNWPRAIKEWQTALALNPSASYAYNLEYNIGLAYRMTNANTKAIMAFQRALQLHPESAQAHFQLGVAYELEGNWIKASDHYLVAIRQEPTWALPYFKLGQTRYNQGYLDAAIESYQRVITLNPDYADAQYQLGVTLRAANRPEDSLVHIRLAAEQGLGEAQEMLGTMYANGSGTKRDLVQAMRWWFKAAHSSSYEEGSDQAQAQLSRLRRWVFSHQGHPDYIQQISDGFQAIRLDIQQQFGINFSVSPGTSVGVTLARSGQKEAAIPILIQEAFALHPEAHKLLEDLAKQHIIQQPHSPIFEYLSQTAREGSPQSCQFLKTLSVAYSLVPVGLNQKSAETCPS from the coding sequence ATGCCACGCTCACAACGAGTTCTTCTTGGCATTGTATTCGTTTGTTTTCAGGCCTTATCTTGTTCTTCCGAACTCTGGGCACAGAGTACGGAGTTCGCCCCTCTGACCACCAATACTCAAGCTGCCCGTGACCACCTTAATCTTGGAATCGATTTCTATCTTACCCAACAACTGGAACCAGCAGTTCAGCAATTTCGGGAAGCGCAACACCTATGGCCAGAGTATAGCCATGCTCATTGGAACTTGGGAGTTGGATTGGCCAAGCTGGGAGACCTAGATGGAGCCATAACCGCCTGGGCACAAGCCGAACGATTAGAGCCATCAACATTCCCCACCCAATACAACCTCTCGGCCTTAGTCACCTACAATTATGGGGTCGCCCTTCTTCAGCGGGGACAACTCTCGCGGGCCATTATTGAATGGGAACAAGCTCTGCGAATTCAGCCTGACCTAGCAGAGGTACATTATGCACTTGGGCAAGCTTACCTTACCCAGGGCAATACTATTCTTTCTCAGCGATACTTTGAACAGGCCGTCTTTTGGGCTCCTGATTGGGCTGAGGCCCACAACCAGCTCGGAATGGCTTATTTTCAAAATGGAGACTATCTCAACGCTCGAACATCCATTGAGCATTCCCTGACACTAAGCCCTCAATACGCCAGAGCATATTCCAACCTTGGCCTCATAGAACTCGCGGAGGACGACATTGGAGCAGCCGAAGAGGCTTTCACCACGGCCATCGGCTTCGAAGCGCCATTGCCCCAAGCCCATTTCAACCTCGGGCTCCTGTATGCAAAGAAACAAGACTGGGACAGAGCTATTGATCACATGAAGGCGACGCTTGCGCTCAAACCTCATTTCGCGAAGGCCCATGCATTATTGGGAACAGCCTTGAGTGCCACAACCAACTGGCCACGGGCCATTAAGGAATGGCAGACCGCTCTCGCCCTAAATCCTTCCGCGTCATATGCCTATAACCTGGAGTACAACATAGGCCTGGCCTACCGCATGACCAATGCGAACACCAAAGCCATCATGGCTTTTCAACGCGCGCTCCAACTGCATCCCGAATCAGCCCAGGCTCACTTCCAACTAGGAGTAGCATACGAACTTGAGGGAAATTGGATAAAGGCTAGCGACCACTATCTTGTTGCGATTCGGCAGGAGCCGACATGGGCCTTACCATATTTCAAATTGGGTCAAACCCGATACAACCAAGGTTATCTCGATGCCGCGATTGAATCGTATCAACGAGTCATTACGCTTAATCCCGATTATGCAGATGCGCAGTATCAACTCGGCGTGACACTCCGAGCCGCGAATCGACCCGAAGATAGCTTGGTGCACATCCGCTTGGCGGCAGAACAAGGACTGGGAGAGGCCCAAGAAATGTTGGGCACCATGTATGCCAATGGCAGTGGAACGAAACGAGACTTGGTTCAGGCCATGAGATGGTGGTTCAAAGCCGCACATAGTTCATCTTATGAAGAGGGGTCGGACCAGGCACAAGCACAACTATCCAGACTGCGACGGTGGGTCTTTTCCCACCAGGGACACCCGGATTACATCCAGCAAATTTCAGATGGATTTCAAGCCATTCGACTCGACATTCAGCAACAGTTCGGAATCAATTTTTCGGTATCACCTGGCACCAGCGTGGGAGTCACACTCGCCCGTTCAGGGCAGAAGGAGGCTGCAATTCCCATTCTGATTCAAGAAGCCTTTGCCTTACATCCAGAGGCACATAAGTTGTTAGAAGACCTGGCGAAACAACACATTATCCAGCAACCGCACTCGCCAATTTTTGAGTATTTATCACAGACCGCTAGAGAAGGTTCCCCACAATCCTGCCAATTCCTCAAAACCCTTTCTGTCGCCTACAGCCTTGTACCGGTAGGATTGAATCAAAAAAGCGCCGAAACATGCCCTTCATGA
- a CDS encoding carbamoyltransferase yields MIVLGISPLDKDSTVTLMKDGKVLFAAGEERFTRNKLQSGFPAEALQAGLRYTGISIDDIDVVAYPFFDWKKETQLFTKNLKDETAFLEEAPVDGIQRQVDKALANIPKNRPVVPGLPDPNEKMEKSLVHRMLYKLVGPEGVLSRNIAKRSSRAWKREAMTYHKEWQEDLEENLEGLGLKEKLRRYDHHLSHSAGAFFASGFQKALIVTLDGYGSGLAGSVCIGEGTKIRRIHGIEYPNSLGTFYESVTSSLGFKPSRHEGKIVGLAAYGDPKILVDLVLSRFHQEPGNFRIIESNNIYFSRYLSSLFPKIDIAAAYQHVLEVVATAYIHHYVEQTGIDTVVLAGGVIANVKLNQRIFEIPGVNHLWVYPNMGDGGCGTGAAFLSCRQDLKKREPYQNVYFGPDYSDEEIKMELQTAGLEYQHLEPIEPTIAKLIHEGKVVARFNGRMEYGPRALGNRSILYRASEPEVNQWLNQRLGRTEFMPFAPVTLYEERNKCYYGMEGAEHTSQFMTVTFNCTDFMKETCPAAVHIDGTARPQLVREEGNPSYYRILKEYHKLSGVPSVINTSFNMHEEPIVNSPHDGIRAFLQGNLDYLAIGNFLVEHPTHKNSK; encoded by the coding sequence ATGATTGTCTTAGGCATTTCACCCTTGGATAAAGACTCGACGGTTACCTTGATGAAGGATGGGAAGGTCCTGTTCGCAGCCGGGGAGGAACGGTTCACGCGCAACAAGCTGCAAAGCGGGTTTCCAGCCGAAGCCTTACAAGCCGGCCTCCGCTATACCGGAATTTCGATCGACGACATTGATGTCGTCGCCTATCCATTTTTCGATTGGAAAAAAGAAACGCAACTATTTACCAAAAACCTTAAAGACGAAACCGCCTTCCTGGAAGAAGCTCCAGTCGATGGCATTCAGCGACAAGTCGACAAAGCCCTGGCCAATATCCCCAAAAATCGTCCTGTAGTTCCGGGGCTCCCTGATCCCAATGAAAAGATGGAAAAATCCCTGGTCCATCGCATGCTGTATAAACTCGTGGGGCCGGAGGGTGTATTGTCCAGAAATATTGCCAAACGGTCTTCGCGCGCCTGGAAACGGGAAGCCATGACCTATCACAAGGAATGGCAAGAAGACCTGGAAGAGAATCTTGAAGGACTGGGATTAAAAGAAAAACTTCGGCGATACGATCATCACTTGTCCCATTCAGCCGGAGCCTTTTTTGCCAGTGGGTTTCAAAAGGCGCTGATTGTCACGCTCGATGGATATGGTTCAGGATTGGCCGGCTCGGTCTGTATTGGAGAAGGCACCAAAATCCGCCGCATCCATGGAATCGAGTATCCCAATTCTTTGGGCACATTTTACGAAAGTGTGACGTCTTCGCTGGGATTTAAACCTTCACGTCATGAAGGCAAAATCGTTGGATTGGCAGCCTATGGCGATCCCAAAATTCTCGTAGATCTAGTCTTGAGCCGGTTCCATCAAGAGCCTGGCAATTTCCGAATCATCGAAAGCAACAATATATATTTTTCCCGCTACCTCTCTAGCCTCTTTCCAAAGATTGATATAGCAGCGGCATACCAACACGTGCTCGAAGTCGTGGCCACCGCCTACATCCATCATTATGTGGAACAAACCGGAATCGATACCGTGGTTTTGGCAGGCGGTGTGATCGCGAATGTGAAACTCAATCAACGGATTTTCGAAATTCCTGGAGTCAATCATCTTTGGGTCTACCCCAACATGGGAGATGGCGGATGCGGGACTGGCGCAGCCTTCCTCTCCTGTCGTCAAGACCTCAAGAAACGCGAGCCCTATCAAAACGTATATTTTGGCCCGGATTACTCTGACGAAGAAATCAAAATGGAATTGCAAACCGCCGGCTTGGAATATCAACATCTGGAACCCATTGAACCGACCATCGCCAAACTCATCCATGAAGGAAAAGTCGTGGCACGGTTTAATGGAAGAATGGAATACGGTCCTCGCGCCTTAGGCAACAGATCGATCTTGTATCGCGCCTCAGAGCCTGAAGTAAACCAATGGTTAAATCAACGTCTCGGACGCACGGAATTCATGCCATTCGCCCCCGTCACGCTGTATGAAGAACGAAATAAGTGTTACTACGGGATGGAGGGTGCTGAACACACGTCACAGTTCATGACTGTGACATTTAATTGCACGGACTTTATGAAGGAAACATGCCCTGCTGCCGTCCACATTGACGGGACAGCCCGCCCACAACTGGTACGAGAAGAAGGCAATCCAAGTTACTATCGCATACTCAAAGAGTATCATAAGCTCAGCGGTGTACCCTCGGTGATCAATACCAGCTTCAACATGCACGAGGAACCGATTGTCAATTCCCCCCATGACGGTATCCGAGCATTTCTCCAAGGAAACCTGGATTATTTGGCCATTGGCAATTTCTTAGTCGAACATCCAACTCATAAAAATTCAAAATAA
- a CDS encoding polysaccharide deacetylase family protein — MFNVEPSDYCNIAPYEKPRLTVVIDTEEEFDWSRDFARENTSVQAMQWVGRAQSVFDDYGITPVYVIDYPVASQPNGYEPLVEIHKDGRCIIGTHLHPWVNPPFEEVVNRKNSFAGNLPMTLEKTKLLVLTECIEAHFGRRPTIYKAGRYGVGPHTTTILEELGYEIDLSVCPHMDYSSEEGPDYSANTSWPFWFGKEKQLLELPLTVGFTGLLRHLGPVLHPLASNDFFTSLRVPGILGRLKLLNKSWLSPEGYPTIEHQQLTRTLYNAGLRVFSMAFHSPSVEPGHTPYVQTKADLEDFLGRLRRFFDFFFGEMQGVASTPLILKQELRKT, encoded by the coding sequence ATGTTTAATGTCGAACCTTCCGATTATTGCAACATCGCGCCCTACGAGAAACCGCGCCTCACGGTAGTCATCGATACTGAGGAAGAATTTGATTGGTCTCGGGACTTTGCACGAGAAAATACCTCGGTGCAGGCCATGCAATGGGTTGGACGCGCCCAATCCGTGTTTGATGACTATGGGATCACTCCGGTGTATGTCATCGATTATCCGGTGGCCTCTCAACCGAACGGCTACGAACCGCTCGTTGAAATCCACAAGGACGGGCGGTGCATTATTGGCACACATTTACACCCTTGGGTCAATCCGCCTTTCGAAGAAGTGGTCAATCGAAAAAATTCATTTGCCGGAAACCTTCCCATGACCTTAGAAAAGACCAAGTTACTGGTGTTGACAGAATGCATCGAAGCGCATTTTGGTCGCCGACCAACAATATATAAAGCCGGACGCTATGGGGTTGGACCCCATACCACGACCATCTTGGAAGAACTCGGGTATGAAATTGATCTCAGCGTCTGTCCCCACATGGACTATTCCTCAGAAGAAGGGCCAGATTATTCGGCCAACACATCCTGGCCTTTTTGGTTTGGGAAAGAAAAGCAACTCCTCGAACTTCCCCTTACCGTCGGGTTCACCGGATTGCTCAGACATTTGGGGCCAGTTCTGCATCCCTTGGCCTCTAATGATTTTTTTACCTCTCTCCGCGTACCCGGCATTTTGGGACGACTCAAGTTATTGAATAAAAGCTGGCTTTCTCCCGAAGGATACCCGACGATTGAACACCAACAACTCACTCGGACCCTCTATAATGCCGGTCTGCGAGTGTTTTCCATGGCCTTTCATAGCCCATCGGTAGAACCCGGCCATACGCCATACGTCCAAACCAAAGCCGATCTTGAAGATTTTCTTGGACGGCTTCGCCGATTTTTCGATTTCTTTTTTGGAGAGATGCAGGGAGTCGCAAGCACTCCACTGATATTGAAACAAGAACTACGCAAAACCTAG